A window from Anaerolineae bacterium encodes these proteins:
- a CDS encoding ABC transporter ATP-binding protein: MIETHNLTRHFGALVAVHDLNLQIARGEVFGFLGPNGAGKTTTVRLLNGVLNPTAGEIRVLGMDPIAQGPAVRRRTGVLTESPALYEPLSARDNLLIFGELYDVPANVLRRRVDELLEMFELTARADDKVAGYSKGMKQRLALARALIHAPEILFLDEPTAGLDPEAARQVTELIEHLSQEEGRTIFLCTHNLVEAERLCDRVGVVNRGELIAVGTPEELARRIWHGHGIVVRLGRPLSAETLASLKRLEGVAQVEVENSDLHVLLDQEHRTPAVVRALVEAGAEIYAVRPREHSLEDIYFQLQANARGGSA, from the coding sequence GTGATTGAAACCCACAACCTCACCAGGCATTTTGGCGCGCTGGTGGCGGTGCACGACCTGAACTTGCAGATTGCCCGCGGGGAAGTGTTCGGCTTCCTGGGGCCGAACGGCGCCGGCAAGACCACCACCGTCCGCCTGCTGAACGGTGTCCTCAATCCTACCGCCGGCGAAATCCGGGTGCTGGGGATGGACCCCATCGCACAGGGGCCGGCGGTGCGCCGGCGCACCGGCGTGCTGACCGAATCGCCGGCGCTCTACGAGCCGCTGAGCGCCCGCGACAATCTCCTCATCTTCGGCGAGCTGTACGATGTGCCGGCCAATGTCCTGCGCCGGCGGGTGGATGAACTGCTGGAGATGTTCGAGCTGACGGCGCGGGCGGACGACAAAGTGGCCGGCTACAGCAAGGGCATGAAACAGCGCCTGGCGCTGGCGCGCGCCCTCATCCATGCGCCCGAGATCCTGTTCCTCGATGAGCCGACCGCCGGCCTGGACCCCGAGGCGGCGCGGCAGGTCACCGAGCTGATCGAGCATCTGAGCCAGGAGGAGGGGCGCACCATTTTTCTTTGCACCCACAACCTGGTGGAGGCCGAGCGGTTGTGCGACCGGGTGGGGGTCGTCAACCGCGGGGAGCTGATCGCCGTCGGCACCCCGGAGGAGCTGGCGCGGCGCATCTGGCATGGGCACGGCATCGTCGTGCGGCTGGGCCGGCCGCTCTCCGCCGAGACGCTGGCATCCCTGAAGCGGCTGGAAGGGGTGGCGCAGGTGGAGGTGGAGAACAGCGACCTGCACGTCCTGCTGGACCAGGAGCACCGCACGCCGGCGGTGGTGCGGGCGCTGGTGGAGGCCGGCGCGGAGATTTACGCCGTCCGACCGCGCGAGCATTCCCTGGAGGACATCTATTTCCAGCTTCAGGCCAATGCCCGAGGAGGGAGCGCATGA